Below is a window of 'Nostoc azollae' 0708 DNA.
TATCTGGCATAACTAAATTAGGGCCTGCCTTACAGTTTTTCATGCAACCAGTACCTTTAATATTTACTTTATTGTCCAAACCACGATCACTCAACTCTTTCTCCAACATCTGACATACAGCTTTACCACCGCTTTTCATACAACCTGACTTTTGACAAAATAAAATAGTCTGCTTTTTGGCTGCTTCAGGTTTAGGTTTAAGTCCCATATCAACACTTGTAGCCATAACCCGTTCAGCTTTTAATGTCAGTTCATCTTTTTTAGAATCATACTTTTTCGTACCTACCACTTGCAACCAAGTACCATGTGGTAAACCCAAATCAAAAGCCACCCGTAAATGCTTGGCTAACTTCACATAGCATTGACCCTCGCTGGTGGCCAACAATAAACCCTTCAATTTATAACCATCCTTAATCACAAAATCTAAAAATCTGCCTTCTAAGCAAAATTCTGTCATTTCCATACTAGAAGATATTCTCATTTTTTTAACCTTTTTTTAATTAAAAGAAACTATCAGCTAATTAAAAGTTGTTGTGACGCATACACCAGCAGCGTTCCAAACTCCGAATCCTATCTTGACGAGAAGCTGTTATTTGCCGCATTACACTCCAAGCTTGCAGTGCTGATATTGGAGTGGCTATTTCGACCCGTAAAGGTTGGTTAACCTCACATGTACAGGGAATATCCAACTGCCGCAGACGTTGATAGACCTGCCATCTATCTGCCCAATTTATGTCTATAACCTTCTTTTCTTCCATCTTTAGAGTTCTAAGTACAGAACAAACTAAACATCTAACCCCAATCTGTCTTCAGAATACATTAAATGAAAAATATTATCATTAATTTTGCAATAAAATCTCATTTTACTATACTGTCCTGACCAAGCATACTTAGGCCGGTTAGTCAATAATAATATATGAGTGATCAGAAACTTAGAGTTAGAACTCTGACTTGCAAATATTAAAAATCTAAATTTGACTCAGGTTTGTTAGTATTGCGTTCACTTTGTTCAATGTTAATATGTAAGAACTGAACAGTTAAAAATTCTAACTGTCACAAAAAGGGGAGAACGATGTCCGATACTCAAGCTATTTTACACAACTTTGGTCAAGTTTACGACAATCCAATATTACTAGATAACAGCGTCACTGCTCCAGTAGTAGAAGGATTTAACGTTACGTTAGCAAGTTTTCAAGCACTTTATTTACAGTATCAAAAACATCATTTTGTGGTAGAAGGTGCAGAATTTACTTCCTTGCATGATTTCTTCAATGACAGCTATCGAGAAGTTCAAGATCATATTCATGAGATTGGCGAACGTTTAAATGGGTTAGGTGGTGTACCTGCAGCAAGTTTTAGTAAATTAGCGGAACTATGCTGCTTTGAACCTGAAGCTGATGGTGTTTATTCTTCCCAGAAGATGGTAGAAAATGACCTTGCAGCAGAACAAGTAATGATTGGTGTGATTCGTCGTCAAGCTACTCAGGCTGAGAGTTTAGGAGATAGAGGTACACGCTATCTCTATGAGAAAATTCTGTTAAAAACTGAAGAAAGAGCTTATCATTTAGCACATTTATTAGCTAAAGAAAGTCTAACTTTAGGATTTTTGCAACCCGCACATAAATAAACTTTAAATGGTTAGGTTTAGTTTAAGACTACTTAAAGAATAGGTTGAAGAGCGGAATTTTCAGTAAAATAAATTTTGGCAGAGATATGGAAAATTGATCTCTGTTTTTTTCATGGACATTGCCAAAATGATTATCGGTAAAATCGGAAAGATATTAGATATATTAATTGTGATTAACTGTCATATTTGTTTTTTTATATTGATGGTTATTAAATCAGTCTATTTTTGATGTTGTGAGAATTATTTTTATAATTCTCAGTTTAAAAGTCATCAAGAAATCAAAATATGTATTTGTAAATATGGATGTATTTCTGTGTTTGTATATTTGCATTTTTTCTGTAGGAATAGGTTCCTTAATACACGGAACAAACAACATATAGTAGACCTTATAGACTTATTAATTATATCTAAATTTAGATAGGTGCAAATAAATGCCAACATTATATGTATGGGATAGATAATGAGCAGATTTTGAATCTCTGACGCACGCTACTGGGTGATACCCGGAAAACTTAATATAAGATGATCAGGGGTAAAGACCCTTAAAATAGTCAAGATTTGTATTTTCTCAATCTAAAGTAAAAACTATGCCTCGTCGTCAAGATATCAGAAAAATATTGCTGTTAGGTTCTGGTCCGATTGTGATTGGCCAAGCTTGTGAATTTGACTATTCTGGTACTCAAGCTTGTAAAGCTTTGCGGGAAGAGGGTTATGAGGTCGTGTTGGTTAATTCTAACCCTGCTACCATTATGACTGACCCGGAAACTGCCGATCGCACTTATATTGAACCACTAACACCGGAATTGGTAGCAAAGGTCATTGAAAAAGAACGTCCAGATGCTTTGTTACCAACAATGGGAGGACAAACCGCCCTTAATTTGGCTGTGGCTTTGTCGAAAAATGGGGTGTTGGATAAGTATAATGTGGAATTGATTGGGGCAAAATTACCAGCAATTGAAAAAGCTGAAAATCGGAAGTTGTTTAATGAAGCGATGGGCAAGATTGGGGTTCCAGTTTGTCCTAGTGGTACAGCGTCTTCTTTGGAAGAATCTAAAGAGATCGCTCATCATATCGGTACTTATCCTCTCATTATTCGTCCCGCTTTTACAATGGGTGGAACCGGTGGCGGTATCGCCTATAATCAAGAAGAGTTTGAGCTGATGGCACAGGTCGGTATTGATGCTAGTCCTGTTTCTCAGATTCTCATTGACCAATCTTTGCTAGGTTGGAAAGAGTATGAACTAGAAGTAATGCGAGATTTAGCAGATAACGTGGTGATTATCTGTTCAATCGAAAATTTCGATCCTATGGGCATTCATACCGGCGATTCTATCACAGTTGCACCTGCTCAAACTCTCACAGATAAGGAATATCAACGTCTACGAGATATGGCAATTAAAATTATCCGCGAAATTGGGGTAGAGACCGGCGGTTCTAATATTCAGTTTGCGGTAAATCCTGTGAACGGGGATGTGGTAGTTAT
It encodes the following:
- a CDS encoding Asr1405/Asl0597 family protein yields the protein MEEKKVIDINWADRWQVYQRLRQLDIPCTCEVNQPLRVEIATPISALQAWSVMRQITASRQDRIRSLERCWCMRHNNF
- a CDS encoding (2Fe-2S) ferredoxin domain-containing protein, which translates into the protein MRISSSMEMTEFCLEGRFLDFVIKDGYKLKGLLLATSEGQCYVKLAKHLRVAFDLGLPHGTWLQVVGTKKYDSKKDELTLKAERVMATSVDMGLKPKPEAAKKQTILFCQKSGCMKSGGKAVCQMLEKELSDRGLDNKVNIKGTGCMKNCKAGPNLVMPDKTRYSRIQARQVPAVIDKHLGKNMETEVPQFVKV
- a CDS encoding Dps family protein; the encoded protein is MSDTQAILHNFGQVYDNPILLDNSVTAPVVEGFNVTLASFQALYLQYQKHHFVVEGAEFTSLHDFFNDSYREVQDHIHEIGERLNGLGGVPAASFSKLAELCCFEPEADGVYSSQKMVENDLAAEQVMIGVIRRQATQAESLGDRGTRYLYEKILLKTEERAYHLAHLLAKESLTLGFLQPAHK